Proteins encoded within one genomic window of Oncorhynchus keta strain PuntledgeMale-10-30-2019 chromosome 12, Oket_V2, whole genome shotgun sequence:
- the LOC118391067 gene encoding tectonic-like complex member MKS1 → MVTQVKSSPTLLAHRMANVRHRRQDRRPVDRTIPKSRLITWEPLEDFVKTSHMVNTPVQTMHIMGNLGPTGKLGQKEKECLSAR, encoded by the exons ATGGTGACGCAGGTCAAGTCCAGTCCTACCTTACTGGCACATAGGATGGCCAATGTCAGACACAGACGACAGGACAGACGCCCAGT TGACCGCACCATCCCCAAGTCCAGGCTGATTACCTGGGAGCCCTTGGAGGACTTTGTGAAGACCAGCCACATGGTCAACACACCTGTACAGACCATGCACATCATGGGGAACCTGGGACCAACGGGCAA ACTTGGCCAAAAGGAGAAGGAATGCTTGTCTGCACGATAA
- the LOC127906151 gene encoding uncharacterized protein LOC127906151, which yields MLSEQSTSVQTTQIHKKPPIIVSYGQDQISGDGWSINPEPLSQSGRVTRVIERRYDDVISSSSSDDFSIYSFTDCESECDDEDHERRTQPLKIENGKVTKLDVRDMDEDDLSLHSFDESDFLSPGKVSGPVSVKNGLSPLVTSAHRTLAEALRALPSAVGSPYPVNVPRPWTPLNPVIIAPPRTENFPYRHSPRLAPITNLSETGRKLIQEMAGVPPQVRGNTRREYWP from the exons ATGCTGTCTGAACAGTCTACTTCAGTGCAGACCACTCAGATCCACAAAAAACCT CCAATCATTGTGAGCTATGGGCAGGACCAGATATCTGGGGATGGATGGAGCATCAATCCAGAGCCTCTCAGCCAG tcTGGAAGGGTGACTCGGGTGATAGAGAGAAGATATGATGACGTGATCTCATCCTCCAGTTCTGATGACTTTTCCATCTACTCCTTCACTGACTGTGAATCTGAG TGTGATGATGAGGATCATGAAAGGAGGACACAACCGCTGAAAATTGAGAATGGAAAGGTGACAAAGCTTGATGTGAGGGATATGGACGAGGATGATCTGTCTCTCCACTCCTTCGATGAGTCAGACTTCCTG AGCCCAGGGAAGGTCTCAGGTCCTGTATCTGTCAAGAATGGCCTCTCTCCTCTTGTGACCTCAGCACACCGGACCCTGGCTGAAGCCCTACGGGCCCTGCCCTCTGCTGTTGGCTCTCCCTACCCAGTAAATGTCCCAAGGCCCTGGACTCCTCTCAACCCTGTCATTATCGCTCCACCCCGAACAGAGAACTTTCCATACCGCCACAGCCCTCGCCTGGCTCCCATCACCAACCTGAGCGAGACAGGCAGGAAGCTGATCCAGGAAATGGCTGGAGTGCCGCCACAGGTGAGAGGAAATACAAGAAGGGAATATTGGCCGTAA